The following proteins are co-located in the Thermus thermophilus HB8 genome:
- a CDS encoding response regulator transcription factor — translation MIRVLLADDHALFRQGLKSLLEAEGDFRVVGEAKDGWEAMRHALETKPDVILMDIQMPGLDGVQATQAILKEWPQAKVIMLTMYRQDAYVFEAVKAGARGYLLKDVDARELVDAIRRVHAGEVLLDAELAGHIIQDFRAKKEASQPLHAELSEREVQILRLVAQGYTNQEIAAELQLSEKTVRNRLSEIFQKLHLNNRTQAALYAIREGLARPEE, via the coding sequence GTGATCCGGGTTCTTCTGGCGGACGACCACGCCCTTTTCCGCCAGGGGCTGAAAAGCCTCCTGGAGGCCGAGGGGGACTTCCGGGTGGTGGGGGAGGCCAAGGACGGATGGGAGGCCATGCGCCACGCCCTGGAGACCAAGCCCGACGTGATCCTCATGGACATCCAGATGCCGGGCCTGGACGGGGTGCAGGCCACCCAGGCCATCCTCAAGGAGTGGCCCCAGGCCAAGGTCATCATGCTCACCATGTACCGCCAGGACGCCTACGTCTTTGAGGCGGTGAAGGCGGGGGCCCGGGGCTACCTCCTCAAGGACGTGGACGCGAGGGAGCTGGTGGACGCCATCCGCCGCGTCCACGCAGGGGAGGTGCTTCTGGACGCGGAGCTTGCCGGGCACATCATCCAGGACTTCCGCGCCAAGAAGGAGGCCAGCCAGCCCCTCCACGCCGAGCTTTCCGAGCGCGAGGTCCAGATCCTGAGGCTGGTGGCCCAGGGGTACACCAACCAGGAGATCGCCGCCGAGCTCCAGCTTTCCGAGAAGACGGTGCGCAACCGCCTTTCGGAAATTTTCCAGAAGCTTCACCTCAACAACCGGACCCAGGCGGCCCTTTACGCCATCCGGGAGGGGTTGGCGAGGCCCGAAGAGTGA
- a CDS encoding class I SAM-dependent RNA methyltransferase: MLTFRVEKLVPGGYGLGRTERGVVLVKGALPGELVRGEPKRKKGALFLEAPEILEAHPGRYPEPLPPSADLPLAYETQLPLKEALVRDALERVAKLEAPLAPIRPSPRPLAYRTAAQYARHPLGGLAYRLPESHELHRLEKDPLLAEPLAWAFDVLKLWPLPVEEVALRGSLLEGKVLLGLVGGVPEALKRPAKALVQEGFAGVVWAEPSPKGRFRGRVTPLAGERTLLEAFGPLKATVSVESFSQVNPLAAGALLEEARTLVFGGRRALELYAGSGLFSLLLSPRYEEVVAVEISKEAVRRGEMDRKRLGAENVRFLRMDARKAEALGAFDLVVVDPPRAGLPPEVRAYLLRARPREILYVSCDPATWARDVGALVQGGYRLAFARPYDFFPFTHHVEVLSLLRL, from the coding sequence GTGCTGACCTTTCGCGTGGAGAAACTGGTGCCCGGGGGGTACGGCCTGGGCCGCACCGAAAGGGGGGTGGTCCTGGTGAAGGGGGCCCTCCCCGGGGAGCTGGTGCGGGGGGAGCCCAAGCGGAAAAAGGGCGCCCTCTTCCTGGAAGCCCCGGAGATCCTCGAGGCCCACCCCGGCCGCTACCCCGAGCCCCTACCCCCTTCCGCCGACCTCCCCCTGGCCTACGAGACCCAGCTCCCCCTGAAGGAGGCCCTGGTGAGGGACGCCCTGGAGCGGGTCGCCAAGCTGGAGGCCCCCTTGGCCCCCATCCGCCCCTCCCCCAGGCCCCTCGCCTACCGCACCGCCGCCCAGTACGCCCGCCACCCCCTGGGAGGGCTCGCCTACCGCCTGCCGGAAAGCCACGAGCTCCACCGCCTGGAGAAGGACCCCCTCCTCGCCGAGCCCTTGGCCTGGGCCTTTGACGTCCTCAAGCTCTGGCCCCTCCCCGTGGAGGAGGTGGCCCTTAGGGGAAGCCTCCTCGAGGGCAAGGTCCTCCTCGGCCTCGTCGGCGGGGTCCCCGAGGCCCTGAAGCGCCCCGCCAAGGCCCTGGTGCAGGAGGGCTTCGCCGGGGTGGTCTGGGCCGAGCCCTCCCCCAAGGGCCGCTTCCGGGGCCGGGTTACGCCCCTCGCCGGGGAGCGCACCCTTCTTGAGGCCTTCGGCCCGCTCAAGGCCACGGTGAGCGTGGAAAGCTTCAGCCAGGTGAACCCCCTGGCGGCGGGGGCCCTCTTGGAGGAGGCCCGCACGCTGGTCTTTGGGGGAAGGCGGGCCCTGGAGCTTTACGCCGGATCGGGCCTCTTCTCCCTCCTTCTCTCCCCCCGCTACGAGGAGGTGGTGGCGGTGGAGATCAGCAAGGAGGCGGTGCGCCGGGGGGAGATGGACCGGAAGCGCCTCGGGGCAGAAAACGTCCGCTTCCTCCGCATGGACGCCCGCAAGGCCGAGGCCCTGGGTGCCTTTGACCTCGTGGTGGTGGACCCGCCCCGGGCGGGCCTTCCCCCCGAGGTGCGGGCCTACCTCCTTAGGGCCCGGCCCCGGGAGATCCTCTACGTGTCCTGCGACCCGGCCACCTGGGCGCGGGACGTGGGGGCCCTGGTCCAGGGGGGCTACCGCCTCGCCTTCGCCCGCCCCTACGACTTCTTCCCCTTCACCCACCACGTGGAGGTCCTCTCCCTGCTCCGCCTTTAG
- the aroQ gene encoding type II 3-dehydroquinate dehydratase has translation MVLILNGPNLNLLGRREPEVYGRTTLEELEALCEAWGAELGLGVVFRQTNYEGQLIEWVQQAHQEGFLAIVLNPGALTHYSYALLDAIRAQPLPVVEVHLTNLHAREEFRRHSVTAPACRGIVSGFGPLSYKLALVYLAETLEVGGEGF, from the coding sequence ATGGTCCTCATCCTGAACGGCCCCAACCTGAACCTTCTGGGCAGGCGGGAACCCGAGGTCTACGGGCGCACCACCCTGGAGGAGCTCGAGGCCCTCTGCGAGGCCTGGGGGGCGGAGCTCGGCCTCGGGGTGGTCTTCCGGCAGACGAACTACGAAGGCCAGCTCATTGAGTGGGTGCAGCAGGCCCACCAGGAGGGGTTCTTGGCCATCGTCCTCAACCCCGGGGCGCTCACCCACTACTCCTACGCCCTCCTGGACGCCATCCGTGCCCAACCCCTCCCCGTGGTGGAGGTCCACCTCACCAACCTCCACGCCCGGGAGGAGTTCCGCCGCCACTCCGTGACCGCTCCGGCCTGCCGGGGGATCGTCTCCGGCTTCGGGCCCCTCTCCTACAAGCTCGCCCTGGTCTACCTGGCGGAAACCCTGGAGGTAGGGGGCGAAGGTTTCTGA